The following coding sequences lie in one Polluticoccus soli genomic window:
- a CDS encoding bifunctional metallophosphatase/5'-nucleotidase, with the protein MQNRRDFLRNSALAGMGFMLGPADVAGANKTRTNMEQGSGKSKITILHTTDVHCQLHPHDEMFWENDKMTFRKTGGYAHIDSYFQEVRNENPNTIIVDTGDMFQGSELSVKTSGNVMPPILNAMGYGLFLPGNWEVVYGKQQMLRLMGSLNAPKTCANMYHDLGDGRKGELIFPPYHIWNIAGVKIGFIGYTDHLVPVRQSPMYSKGIVYTEPEENIEHYVTHLRRNEQCQFVIVLSHLGLSQQIALANNPACEGVDYILGGDTHERVRKPIECTYAKVVEPGAFGSFTGRLDLIVENGNIIEESYELVEMTATKYRPTERISRLVEAAEAPMLQEMNKIIGYSTIPLYRYFVIENTIDTLITNAVKWKVNADIALSNGFRFCPPRVERDKTGNIPITEAFLYDMLPVDSKVRTAKATGRQIVQWLEKEMNNVFATQAEQRFGGWLVKFSGMNVVFEAHGAANKRIKSVHIGGEPIQVNRIYMLSACEREGDPDDVLCRLKGVESAANTSFTLHEAVKEYLAAFSPVTPEPPGNAVATDVSRQLLTQVTGVDYKFT; encoded by the coding sequence ATGCAGAACAGGAGAGATTTTCTACGCAATTCGGCACTGGCTGGAATGGGATTCATGCTTGGACCAGCAGATGTAGCCGGGGCAAATAAAACACGAACCAATATGGAACAGGGAAGCGGAAAATCAAAAATTACGATTCTTCATACAACCGATGTGCACTGCCAGCTGCATCCACACGATGAAATGTTCTGGGAAAACGACAAAATGACCTTTAGAAAAACAGGGGGGTATGCGCATATCGATTCGTACTTTCAGGAGGTGAGGAACGAAAACCCGAATACAATCATCGTTGACACCGGTGATATGTTCCAGGGTAGTGAACTCAGCGTCAAAACTTCGGGAAATGTTATGCCCCCTATACTTAACGCGATGGGTTACGGTCTGTTTCTTCCCGGAAATTGGGAAGTGGTATACGGCAAACAACAGATGCTACGGCTTATGGGCTCTCTAAATGCGCCTAAGACATGCGCCAATATGTATCACGACCTTGGCGATGGCCGGAAGGGTGAGCTGATATTCCCACCCTACCATATCTGGAATATCGCAGGGGTGAAAATCGGCTTTATCGGCTATACAGACCATTTAGTTCCCGTTCGCCAGTCACCAATGTATAGCAAAGGCATCGTGTACACAGAACCCGAGGAGAACATCGAACATTATGTCACTCACCTGCGTCGGAACGAACAATGCCAGTTTGTAATCGTACTGTCGCACCTTGGATTATCACAACAGATAGCGCTTGCCAATAACCCTGCCTGCGAGGGTGTTGACTACATCCTCGGTGGAGACACGCACGAACGTGTCAGGAAGCCCATCGAATGCACGTATGCGAAAGTAGTCGAACCTGGAGCCTTTGGCTCATTTACCGGAAGGCTCGACCTCATCGTGGAAAACGGCAATATAATCGAAGAGTCCTACGAGCTGGTTGAAATGACCGCCACGAAATACCGGCCCACAGAGCGTATATCAAGGTTAGTCGAAGCAGCCGAAGCTCCGATGTTGCAGGAAATGAATAAAATCATTGGCTACAGTACCATACCGCTTTACAGGTACTTTGTTATCGAAAACACGATTGATACCCTGATTACCAATGCCGTAAAATGGAAAGTGAACGCAGACATTGCTTTGTCGAACGGATTTCGTTTTTGCCCGCCGCGCGTTGAACGGGATAAAACTGGAAATATTCCGATAACGGAGGCTTTTTTGTACGACATGTTGCCGGTTGACAGCAAAGTCAGAACTGCCAAAGCAACTGGACGGCAGATTGTTCAATGGCTCGAAAAAGAAATGAACAACGTATTTGCCACGCAGGCCGAACAACGATTCGGGGGATGGCTGGTCAAGTTCAGCGGGATGAACGTTGTATTTGAAGCTCATGGAGCAGCCAATAAGAGAATTAAGTCTGTGCATATTGGAGGAGAGCCGATACAAGTAAACAGGATATATATGCTAAGCGCCTGTGAGCGTGAAGGCGACCCCGATGATGTCCTCTGCCGTCTCAAAGGTGTCGAAAGCGCGGCAAATACCTCTTTTACGCTACATGAAGCTGTTAAGGAATACCTTGCTGCATTTAGCCCGGTCACTCCGGAGCCGCCCGGAAACGCTGTGGCAACGGATGTATCACGGCAACTGCTTACCCAAGTGACAGGAGTGGATTACAAATTCACCTGA
- a CDS encoding Crp/Fnr family transcriptional regulator: protein MVSQQELKSIFPSFEDSLIDELANASDCKTFKDGTLLMKTGQYIRSTMIVLDGLVKVFREDEEGNEYFMYFIEPGQACALSMVCSSTQDTSELTAVAVGDIEVLTVPLSKMDELMAKYTDWYQFVLRTYRKRFEELLVTIDHIAFRNMDERLVFYLKKTQKGLKSNIIPLTHAEIANELNSSREVITRLMKKLAEKGAVKLNRNSVEIIDATLLDVT, encoded by the coding sequence ATGGTATCACAACAAGAACTCAAGTCTATTTTTCCGTCGTTTGAAGATTCATTAATTGATGAACTTGCCAATGCGAGCGACTGCAAGACGTTCAAGGACGGTACGCTATTGATGAAGACCGGCCAGTACATACGTTCTACCATGATAGTTCTCGACGGACTGGTCAAAGTGTTTCGTGAAGATGAGGAGGGCAATGAATACTTTATGTATTTCATTGAGCCAGGGCAAGCCTGTGCTCTTTCTATGGTTTGTTCATCAACGCAGGACACGAGCGAACTGACCGCCGTCGCAGTCGGTGACATCGAGGTGTTAACCGTCCCGCTCTCCAAAATGGATGAATTGATGGCTAAATACACGGACTGGTACCAGTTCGTACTGAGAACTTACCGTAAGCGCTTCGAGGAATTGCTGGTCACAATCGACCATATCGCATTCAGGAATATGGACGAACGATTGGTTTTTTACCTTAAGAAAACGCAAAAAGGCCTCAAGTCTAATATCATTCCTCTTACACATGCCGAGATAGCTAACGAATTGAACTCGTCTCGTGAGGTTATCACGCGCCTGATGAAAAAGCTTGCTGAAAAAGGGGCCGTTAAGCTCAATCGGAATAGCGTGGAAATTATCGATGCCACCTTGCTGGATGTGACTTAA
- a CDS encoding sulfite exporter TauE/SafE family protein, with the protein MLSDEIRSMEILGYLAATLIGISLGLIGGGGSILTVPVLVYLFGIDVTLSTSYSLFIIGTTSLVGAYRNYRKGQVSIRTALLFGISSIATVYISRKFLLPVVPDVLFNIGDFHVTRSFATMTLFAALMLFASLSMIKSNDSPAEPSKSHHGARFLSNLLFAGIGVGLVTGLLGAGGGFLLIPVLVLLFRMPMKEAVGTSLLIIALNSLFGFAGDMGNVTPDWKLLLTLTAIAISGILAGGMLSNRIDGKRLKKSFGWFVLIMAVYILIKETLLR; encoded by the coding sequence ATGCTGTCTGACGAAATTCGCAGCATGGAAATATTAGGTTACCTGGCCGCTACGCTAATAGGCATATCTCTGGGGTTGATTGGAGGAGGAGGCTCCATCCTAACCGTACCTGTGCTCGTTTATCTTTTTGGTATCGACGTTACTCTTTCTACCTCTTACTCTTTATTCATTATCGGTACTACGAGCCTTGTCGGTGCATACAGGAATTACAGAAAAGGCCAGGTCAGCATAAGAACCGCTCTGCTATTCGGGATTTCTTCAATAGCAACCGTATATATATCGCGGAAGTTCCTATTGCCCGTCGTTCCGGACGTCCTTTTCAATATTGGCGATTTTCACGTTACCAGGTCTTTCGCTACGATGACGCTGTTCGCTGCATTAATGCTGTTCGCGTCACTTTCAATGATTAAATCGAACGATAGCCCTGCAGAGCCATCAAAATCACACCATGGGGCACGTTTCCTATCGAACCTGTTGTTCGCCGGTATCGGAGTTGGTCTGGTGACAGGGCTGCTTGGAGCGGGAGGTGGCTTTCTCCTTATACCTGTTCTGGTGTTGCTGTTCAGGATGCCGATGAAAGAAGCGGTTGGCACTTCCCTTCTCATTATCGCACTCAATTCCCTCTTTGGATTCGCCGGAGATATGGGAAACGTAACGCCTGATTGGAAACTATTATTAACGCTTACGGCGATAGCCATCTCAGGCATTCTGGCCGGAGGAATGCTGAGCAATCGAATCGATGGGAAACGACTGAAAAAAAGCTTTGGCTGGTTTGTGTTGATAATGGCCGTCTATATCCTGATAAAGGAAACTTTATTGCGCTGA
- a CDS encoding MBL fold metallo-hydrolase, with product MKVEQIYTGCLAQGAYYIENNGEVAIIDPLREVAPYIEKANKDNSSIKYVFETHFHADFVSGHIDLSKKTGAPIIYGPMANPGFDAIIAKDGQEFKLGDATIKVLHTPGHTMESTCYLLIDKEGKKTALFSGDTLFIGDVGRPDLAQKGGISQEELASTLFDSLRSKIMSLPDDVVVYPAHGAGSACGKNMSKETTDTIGNQKKSNYALRADMTREEFIKEVTTGLLPPPSYFPLNVMMNKQGYESIDEVLTRGLQALSPDAFESAANETGALVLDTRDAQTFAKGFIPNSINIGIDGNFAPWIGALVPDIKQQILIVAEPGREEEVVTRLSRVGYDYSIGYLEGGFESWLKSGKETDTIESISADELSRLGQNEKLEIIDVRKSSEYQSEHIVDATNAPLDAVNESMKLLDKDKRYYVHCAGGYRSMIFASILKARGYDNLIDVKGGFKAIKDSNRFSLTDYVCPTTLL from the coding sequence ATGAAAGTAGAACAAATTTATACCGGCTGTCTTGCACAAGGCGCCTACTATATTGAGAACAATGGCGAAGTCGCAATCATCGACCCGCTGCGGGAAGTTGCGCCCTACATCGAAAAAGCCAACAAGGACAACTCGTCCATCAAATACGTTTTCGAAACGCACTTTCACGCGGACTTTGTTTCTGGCCATATCGATTTGTCGAAGAAAACAGGCGCGCCTATTATTTACGGGCCAATGGCCAACCCTGGATTCGATGCCATCATAGCAAAAGACGGCCAGGAGTTCAAGCTTGGAGACGCAACAATAAAAGTACTGCACACTCCCGGACACACTATGGAAAGCACGTGTTATTTACTCATTGATAAAGAAGGCAAAAAGACAGCCCTTTTCTCAGGCGATACGCTATTTATCGGTGATGTCGGCAGGCCGGACCTTGCGCAAAAAGGTGGAATCTCACAGGAGGAACTTGCAAGCACTTTGTTTGACTCCCTGCGGTCAAAGATAATGAGTCTTCCCGATGACGTCGTGGTCTATCCAGCACATGGCGCCGGTAGCGCATGCGGCAAAAACATGAGCAAGGAAACGACAGATACTATTGGCAATCAAAAGAAAAGCAACTATGCGTTACGAGCCGACATGACCAGAGAGGAATTTATAAAAGAAGTGACCACGGGCCTGCTGCCTCCACCGTCATACTTTCCATTAAATGTCATGATGAACAAACAAGGATATGAAAGCATAGATGAGGTTCTCACACGTGGTTTACAGGCCCTGTCTCCCGATGCCTTCGAGTCCGCTGCCAACGAAACGGGGGCATTGGTACTCGACACCAGGGACGCTCAAACATTCGCGAAGGGCTTTATCCCCAATTCCATTAATATCGGTATCGATGGCAACTTCGCGCCGTGGATCGGCGCGCTTGTGCCTGACATTAAACAACAAATACTCATCGTCGCTGAGCCCGGGCGGGAAGAAGAAGTGGTTACCCGCTTATCGCGAGTAGGTTACGATTATAGTATTGGCTACCTGGAAGGCGGTTTTGAGTCTTGGCTTAAATCGGGTAAAGAAACCGACACAATAGAATCGATAAGCGCTGACGAACTCTCCCGGTTAGGACAAAACGAAAAGCTGGAAATTATAGATGTACGTAAGAGCTCAGAGTATCAAAGCGAGCATATTGTTGACGCTACCAATGCCCCCCTCGATGCTGTCAATGAGAGCATGAAACTGCTTGACAAGGATAAACGGTACTACGTCCATTGCGCGGGAGGTTACAGGTCAATGATATTCGCTTCTATACTTAAGGCTCGCGGATATGATAATCTCATAGACGTGAAGGGCGGCTTTAAGGCCATAAAAGACAGTAACCGATTCTCCCTTACAGATTACGTTTGCCCTACAACACTATTATAA
- a CDS encoding rhodanese-like domain-containing protein — MFNISNLFGGPKQDIKKIYNDGAYVIDVRSADEFRAGHFQGAANIPLDTIATQVEHIRKKGKPVILICRSGARSCIATNVLKNAGLEAYNGGGWTDFKAKVA, encoded by the coding sequence ATGTTTAACATCAGCAATCTTTTCGGGGGTCCGAAACAGGACATCAAAAAAATATACAATGACGGCGCTTATGTAATTGACGTTCGTAGTGCCGATGAATTCCGCGCAGGACATTTCCAAGGAGCGGCCAATATCCCGCTCGATACAATCGCAACCCAGGTTGAGCATATTCGTAAGAAAGGCAAACCGGTGATATTGATATGCCGTTCGGGAGCAAGAAGTTGCATCGCTACTAATGTTTTAAAAAACGCTGGTCTTGAGGCATACAACGGCGGTGGCTGGACAGACTTTAAAGCAAAGGTGGCGTGA
- a CDS encoding DUF2490 domain-containing protein, translating to MNKTIAVILLAVALAIGFQSHGQHLNGWLRTTGSLRLTDKWKTDMELQGRWQNGLNNINPLKEKLLFSYRHWVYYKHDESLQFGLSPFAYYSLFKIIEDSTDYNTSPVHEYRTTISAEVRHKLIGNLYATDKTMLEYRIFSQSGNILRLRNKLGLEYKINKPLALKLSHEVLLNAAGVEKQYFFDHERTGVSMEIRTAMGYVEAGYIRASRLPVLAETILTENNLFINLGFTINQNRQVISNVRNH from the coding sequence GTGAACAAAACGATAGCGGTTATTCTGTTAGCCGTTGCCTTGGCCATCGGTTTTCAATCACATGGCCAGCATCTGAACGGTTGGCTGCGTACGACGGGGAGTTTACGGTTGACAGATAAATGGAAGACGGACATGGAATTACAGGGCAGGTGGCAAAATGGCTTGAACAATATCAATCCATTAAAAGAGAAGCTACTTTTCTCATACCGGCACTGGGTATATTACAAACATGACGAGTCGTTGCAATTTGGCCTGTCTCCCTTCGCATATTACTCGCTGTTCAAAATCATAGAGGACTCAACCGATTATAATACGTCACCGGTCCATGAATATAGAACCACAATATCGGCTGAAGTCCGGCACAAATTGATTGGCAATCTATACGCGACCGACAAAACCATGCTTGAATATCGAATATTTAGCCAGAGCGGCAACATTCTTAGGCTGCGAAATAAACTGGGGCTGGAATACAAAATAAATAAGCCCCTGGCCTTGAAGCTATCTCATGAGGTATTGCTGAATGCAGCAGGAGTCGAGAAACAGTATTTTTTCGACCACGAACGAACCGGCGTGAGTATGGAAATTAGAACTGCGATGGGATATGTGGAAGCAGGATACATACGCGCAAGTCGCCTACCTGTGTTAGCGGAAACAATACTGACCGAAAACAACCTTTTTATCAATTTAGGATTTACGATTAATCAAAACAGACAAGTTATCAGTAATGTTAGAAATCATTAA
- a CDS encoding YeeE/YedE family protein, producing the protein MLEIIKQPWPWYIAGPLIGLTVPALLILGNKHFGISANLRHICAACIPAKVPFFKYDWKKEVWNLLFVVGIIGGAAIAAIWLQNPASIELNPKLVEELAGYGITNYDSLVPGQLFSFENLLTIRGFLIMIVGGFVVGFGTRYAGGCTSGHSIMGLSNLQWPSLVATISFMVGGFLMANFILPLIMAL; encoded by the coding sequence ATGTTAGAAATCATTAAACAGCCCTGGCCCTGGTATATCGCAGGACCGCTCATCGGGCTCACCGTACCAGCTTTGCTAATTCTGGGAAACAAGCACTTTGGTATTTCAGCGAACTTGCGTCACATCTGTGCGGCATGTATTCCGGCTAAAGTCCCCTTCTTCAAGTATGATTGGAAAAAGGAGGTTTGGAACTTGCTATTCGTAGTTGGAATTATAGGTGGGGCTGCGATTGCTGCCATATGGTTACAAAACCCGGCATCCATTGAGCTCAATCCAAAGCTTGTTGAAGAATTGGCGGGTTATGGAATAACAAATTACGACTCGCTGGTCCCAGGACAATTGTTTTCCTTTGAGAACCTTTTAACAATAAGAGGGTTTCTTATCATGATAGTTGGAGGCTTCGTCGTAGGCTTCGGTACCAGGTATGCCGGTGGTTGCACGTCAGGCCACTCAATAATGGGGCTATCGAATCTTCAATGGCCGTCTCTCGTGGCAACAATAAGCTTTATGGTTGGCGGCTTCTTAATGGCCAACTTCATTTTACCACTCATTATGGCTCTCTAA
- a CDS encoding DUF6691 family protein, whose amino-acid sequence MAETKITDAAFDTDHEIRAQDSVCINESHLTHKWYHQIKYIVVGILFGVAFVKAEIISWFRIQEMFRLQSFHMFGVIGSAVVVGAISVWLIKRYNAKTIYGEKIEFHPKKFNKGQIYGGLLFGLGWAMTGACPGPLFAQLGTGAFAVLAVILSAIAGTWVYGYFRERLPH is encoded by the coding sequence ATGGCAGAAACTAAAATAACAGATGCGGCATTTGACACCGACCATGAAATACGGGCACAGGACTCTGTCTGCATTAATGAATCGCACCTTACGCACAAATGGTATCACCAAATAAAATACATAGTTGTCGGCATCCTTTTCGGAGTGGCATTTGTGAAAGCTGAAATAATCTCGTGGTTTAGAATACAGGAGATGTTCCGCCTGCAAAGCTTCCACATGTTCGGGGTAATAGGCAGCGCCGTAGTCGTTGGGGCAATTTCAGTATGGCTCATCAAGCGATATAATGCGAAGACTATTTATGGAGAGAAGATTGAATTTCATCCAAAAAAATTCAACAAAGGTCAAATTTACGGCGGCTTGCTATTCGGGCTGGGTTGGGCAATGACAGGGGCATGTCCGGGTCCTCTGTTCGCCCAGCTTGGGACAGGCGCATTTGCCGTTCTTGCAGTCATATTAAGCGCAATCGCCGGCACATGGGTCTATGGATACTTCAGGGAGCGCTTGCCCCACTAA
- a CDS encoding class I SAM-dependent methyltransferase, with protein MNNTKSHWETVYNTKQPNEVSWTQDKPQTSLSYIQSLNLPKKAAIIDIGGGDSRLVDNLIELGYRNVTVLDISESALERARQRLGNKADLVKWLAIDITEFEPQSKYDVWHDRATFHFMTTEYQISQYIRAFEVSGARHLFIGSFSKDGPTKCSGLDIKQYDPTDMQKRFGNFEMTAFTKEDHITPFGTKQNFVFCSFDRKEKLSR; from the coding sequence ATGAACAACACTAAATCACATTGGGAAACGGTCTATAACACCAAACAGCCAAACGAGGTTTCGTGGACACAAGATAAACCTCAAACCTCACTGTCATACATTCAGTCTTTGAACTTGCCTAAAAAAGCTGCTATAATTGACATCGGTGGCGGTGATAGCAGGCTCGTTGACAATTTAATTGAACTGGGTTACAGGAACGTCACAGTGTTGGACATTTCTGAAAGCGCCCTCGAACGTGCAAGACAACGACTCGGGAACAAAGCCGACCTGGTGAAATGGCTGGCGATAGACATTACAGAATTCGAACCCCAAAGCAAATACGATGTATGGCACGACCGGGCCACGTTCCATTTCATGACTACGGAATACCAAATTAGCCAATACATTCGCGCCTTTGAAGTTTCGGGTGCAAGACATTTGTTTATTGGAAGTTTTTCAAAAGATGGCCCAACCAAATGCAGTGGGCTTGACATAAAGCAATATGACCCAACAGACATGCAGAAAAGATTTGGCAACTTTGAGATGACGGCCTTCACTAAGGAAGACCATATAACGCCGTTTGGTACTAAGCAAAATTTTGTCTTTTGCAGTTTCGATAGAAAAGAAAAACTGAGTCGATAA
- a CDS encoding tyrosine-type recombinase/integrase yields MKREIYSVHVHWDKRYPKKGTDKCPVQIAVRIGGVQFKVGLQLYASKEEFEKAMSGRGGSLEVKELRSAINKYVNKAEHVLSHLPNPTRETFQRVFKSEAELFLNNKTDVTFLYEEYIRNLKKEDRLRTAENYGQGLKSLKQFRAKLYFEEMDADFLKSYNNWMIANGNSPATAQIYLRGLRAIFNKAITDGYIPQRFYPFRKYTIGTSVKSKNVLYPEEVKALYEFQSPLMRERRAKDYWLFCYLANGINPKDMMYMRYKNIQGEYISIVREKTKRTNTIANKEIKIYLHPEMQRIINEWGNKPQEPEQYVFPIMDDTRFNTSAKKELRRKTIKKKINHVLNDIGKKLGFTKPLNLNLARHSFGTNLKLQGTPIEFIRDLFGHSTSATTAHYLKTLPDNKTKEISETLLKF; encoded by the coding sequence ATGAAACGAGAAATATATTCAGTACATGTTCACTGGGACAAGCGCTATCCTAAGAAGGGAACAGATAAATGTCCGGTGCAGATTGCAGTCAGGATTGGAGGCGTTCAATTTAAGGTTGGTTTACAGCTTTACGCCTCTAAGGAAGAATTTGAGAAAGCCATGAGCGGCCGGGGCGGTAGCTTGGAAGTCAAAGAGCTGCGAAGCGCAATAAACAAATACGTCAACAAAGCGGAGCACGTTCTCTCACATCTGCCTAATCCAACAAGAGAAACATTTCAGCGCGTTTTTAAGTCGGAAGCTGAGTTGTTCCTAAACAACAAGACCGACGTTACCTTTTTGTATGAAGAGTACATCAGAAATCTCAAAAAAGAGGATAGACTCAGGACAGCAGAGAATTACGGACAAGGTTTAAAATCATTAAAGCAGTTCCGTGCTAAATTATACTTTGAAGAGATGGATGCCGATTTTCTTAAATCCTATAACAATTGGATGATTGCAAACGGCAATTCACCTGCCACAGCTCAAATTTACCTGCGAGGTCTGCGTGCCATCTTCAATAAAGCCATTACTGACGGTTATATCCCACAAAGGTTCTATCCTTTTAGAAAATATACAATAGGTACATCAGTTAAATCTAAGAATGTTCTTTATCCTGAGGAGGTAAAGGCGCTGTATGAGTTCCAAAGCCCGCTGATGCGGGAGCGCAGGGCAAAGGACTACTGGCTGTTCTGTTACCTTGCAAACGGTATCAATCCTAAGGATATGATGTACATGAGGTATAAAAATATCCAAGGAGAGTACATTTCTATTGTAAGGGAGAAGACCAAAAGAACGAACACGATTGCCAACAAGGAGATAAAGATTTACCTGCACCCTGAGATGCAGCGTATCATCAATGAATGGGGAAACAAGCCACAAGAGCCTGAGCAGTACGTGTTCCCGATTATGGACGATACCAGGTTCAACACTTCTGCGAAGAAGGAACTACGCCGTAAAACGATAAAGAAGAAGATTAATCACGTACTAAATGATATTGGTAAGAAGCTTGGATTTACAAAGCCATTGAACTTAAACCTTGCACGCCACTCCTTTGGTACAAACCTGAAACTACAAGGTACGCCAATAGAGTTTATACGTGACCTGTTTGGCCACTCTACTTCTGCCACTACAGCTCACTACTTAAAGACGCTTCCTGACAATAAAACGAAGGAAATTTCTGAAACGCTGCTGAAGTTTTAA
- a CDS encoding PAS domain-containing protein, translating to MKLDKKEKLEFLHRRMIDEVQDYAIILLDSDGTILSWNKGAQEIKGYRPDEIVGQNFNIFYLPGDRQEKLPEQLLELARREGRARHIGRRVRKDGSTFWGSIVITALHDDDGTVVGFTKLSRQLRDHEIE from the coding sequence ATGAAGTTAGACAAGAAGGAGAAACTTGAGTTTCTACACCGTCGGATGATTGACGAAGTGCAAGACTACGCAATAATCTTGCTTGATAGCGACGGGACTATTCTTTCATGGAACAAAGGTGCACAGGAAATAAAGGGGTATAGACCCGATGAAATAGTTGGGCAGAATTTTAATATATTTTATCTCCCTGGCGATAGACAAGAAAAGCTGCCCGAACAGCTTTTGGAACTTGCGAGGCGTGAAGGCAGAGCCAGGCACATTGGCCGCCGTGTGCGTAAAGATGGAAGCACGTTTTGGGGCAGTATCGTTATTACAGCTCTGCACGACGACGATGGAACTGTTGTTGGCTTTACAAAGCTTTCCCGACAGTTACGAGACCATGAGATTGAATAA
- a CDS encoding GAF domain-containing protein, with amino-acid sequence MTYSLYGTPCENVVGRNCCYFPSGVQQMFPDDKELQDLKIESYIGTPLMHPNGEPLGLIVLMNESKIQHAGAIELALSSIAERISHELIAVVTVAT; translated from the coding sequence ATGACGTATTCATTATATGGTACACCTTGCGAAAATGTAGTGGGTCGTAATTGTTGCTATTTCCCTTCGGGGGTGCAACAAATGTTTCCGGATGACAAAGAGCTTCAGGATTTGAAAATTGAAAGCTATATCGGAACGCCTTTAATGCATCCCAATGGCGAACCACTTGGTCTTATCGTGTTGATGAATGAGTCAAAAATTCAGCATGCTGGTGCTATTGAATTGGCGCTTTCGTCAATAGCTGAACGAATATCGCATGAACTAATAGCTGTGGTAACAGTTGCCACATAG